In the Kribbella sp. NBC_00482 genome, one interval contains:
- a CDS encoding ROK family transcriptional regulator, translating to MEVRRTTVRDMRRSNRSVILTGIYREGPLSRQELTVRTSLSAASVSNLVAELIAEGVVEEAGSVESEGGRPRVLLRVAPTFRYVVGAEVGETRVRVELFDLAMNVLARADHPIATPTPEEVVKHVLEGLSTVIAASGIQSEQVLGLGVAVAGVVEDNAIVDAQTLGWEAVPLAELLAEGTEIPVHVDNGANMLGQAEMWFGAGRGATDAVVALVGSGVGSALVAGGSSYRGARSSAGEWGHMTIMYGGRQCRCGALGCLEAYVGAEGVLDRYRLAGGTVDGDEEAAFVELLESDSESATTIVNDTIGYLAAGFANLVNLVNPERIVLGGWAGLLLGEKHLDELRVEVGKHALRRPYAQVSIVLCELGRDAVALGAATLPVVRLLRDGGAVR from the coding sequence ATGGAAGTACGCCGGACGACGGTGCGTGACATGCGCCGGTCCAACCGCTCGGTGATCCTCACCGGCATCTATCGCGAGGGCCCGCTGAGTCGCCAGGAGCTGACCGTCCGGACCTCGCTCAGCGCGGCGAGCGTCAGCAACCTGGTCGCCGAACTGATCGCCGAGGGCGTGGTCGAGGAGGCCGGCTCGGTTGAGTCCGAGGGCGGCCGGCCGCGGGTCCTGTTGCGGGTGGCACCAACATTCCGGTACGTCGTCGGCGCCGAGGTCGGGGAGACCCGGGTCCGGGTCGAGCTGTTCGACCTGGCCATGAATGTCCTGGCACGCGCCGACCACCCGATCGCCACGCCGACCCCCGAAGAGGTCGTGAAGCACGTACTGGAAGGGCTTTCGACCGTGATCGCTGCCTCCGGCATCCAGTCCGAGCAGGTGCTCGGGCTCGGTGTCGCGGTCGCCGGTGTGGTCGAGGACAACGCGATCGTCGACGCGCAGACGCTCGGCTGGGAGGCAGTTCCGCTCGCCGAGCTACTTGCCGAGGGCACCGAGATTCCGGTGCATGTGGACAACGGCGCGAACATGCTCGGCCAGGCCGAGATGTGGTTCGGTGCGGGCCGCGGCGCAACCGACGCTGTCGTCGCACTGGTCGGCTCCGGTGTCGGCTCGGCCCTTGTAGCCGGTGGATCCAGCTACCGCGGCGCCCGCAGCAGCGCAGGCGAGTGGGGCCACATGACGATCATGTACGGCGGGCGCCAGTGCCGCTGCGGCGCCTTGGGTTGCCTGGAGGCGTACGTCGGCGCAGAAGGCGTCCTGGATCGGTACCGGCTCGCCGGCGGAACTGTCGACGGCGACGAGGAGGCAGCCTTCGTCGAACTGCTGGAGTCCGACTCGGAGTCGGCGACCACGATCGTCAACGACACGATCGGCTATCTGGCCGCCGGGTTCGCGAACCTGGTCAACCTGGTCAACCCCGAGCGCATCGTCCTCGGCGGTTGGGCAGGACTGCTGCTGGGCGAGAAGCACCTGGACGAGCTACGTGTTGAGGTGGGCAAGCACGCGCTCCGGCGCCCCTACGCCCAGGTATCCATCGTGTTGTGCGAGCTGGGCCGCGACGCCGTAGCACTCGGCGCCGCGACCCTCCCCGTCGTACGACTACTTCGTGATGGTGGCGCGGTCCGTTAG
- a CDS encoding LacI family DNA-binding transcriptional regulator: MSITIADVAARAGVSKTTVSRVLNGKGELDLRTAERVRQVIAELGYVPSARAVGLARGRTRIVGMLVPSLTWPWMGEVLQGAVDVVESEGYGLLLFTFNRGEESMQQFASQVSAQSFDGLLVIEPEGTLTYIEQLHARGLPVVLIDDRDKRPQFPSVATTNYAGGESAARHLLELGRRRPLVITGVERFGCTHERLDGFRDTYAEAGVELDPRLVFEGDFTHESGRRGVQYALDERLEFDAVFAHNDLSAGGAIQAVRETGRNVPNDVSVVGFDDIPYAEHTEPPLTTVHQPMRQMGQAAARMLMGYFGGTPLPETPQVLPTTLIVRSSTAPKTRSHQ, translated from the coding sequence GTGTCCATCACGATCGCCGATGTCGCGGCCCGTGCCGGTGTCAGCAAGACGACCGTGTCACGCGTCCTCAACGGCAAGGGTGAGCTGGATCTGCGCACTGCCGAGCGGGTCCGGCAGGTGATCGCCGAGCTCGGCTACGTGCCGAGCGCCCGCGCGGTCGGTCTGGCCCGCGGCCGGACCCGGATCGTCGGGATGCTGGTCCCCTCGCTCACCTGGCCCTGGATGGGCGAGGTGCTGCAGGGCGCGGTCGACGTGGTCGAGAGCGAGGGCTACGGGCTGCTGCTGTTCACCTTCAACCGGGGTGAGGAATCGATGCAGCAGTTCGCGTCCCAGGTCTCGGCGCAGTCGTTCGACGGCCTGCTGGTGATCGAGCCGGAGGGCACGCTCACCTACATCGAGCAACTCCACGCGCGTGGTCTGCCGGTGGTCCTGATCGACGACCGCGACAAGCGCCCGCAGTTCCCGTCCGTCGCCACCACGAACTACGCCGGCGGCGAGTCCGCCGCCCGGCACCTGCTGGAGCTCGGTCGTCGCCGGCCACTGGTGATCACCGGCGTCGAACGCTTCGGCTGTACCCACGAACGCCTGGACGGTTTCCGCGACACCTACGCGGAGGCCGGCGTCGAGCTCGACCCGAGACTCGTGTTCGAGGGCGACTTCACCCACGAAAGCGGGCGCCGCGGCGTCCAGTACGCCCTCGACGAGCGACTCGAGTTCGACGCGGTCTTCGCCCACAACGACCTCTCCGCCGGCGGTGCCATCCAGGCCGTCCGGGAGACCGGGCGGAACGTGCCGAACGACGTGTCGGTGGTCGGGTTCGACGACATTCCGTACGCCGAGCACACCGAGCCGCCGCTGACCACGGTGCATCAGCCGATGCGCCAGATGGGTCAGGCCGCGGCCCGGATGCTGATGGGGTACTTCGGCGGCACGCCGCTGCCGGAGACCCCGCAGGTGCTGCCGACGACCCTCATCGTCCGCAGCTCAACCGCCCCGAAAACCCGGTCCCACCAGTAG
- a CDS encoding ABC transporter ATP-binding protein, producing the protein MTVTETEVVLEAEGLTKHFPVRRGVRDLFTREHKAVHAVDDVKLTLRRGRVTALVGESGSGKSTVARLLAQLYARTSGDIRLHGESVTVRGGRKFRAYCRQVQMIFQDPFASLNPTHTVRYHLTRSLRIHGRAGDLEDNLRDLLVQVQLTPPERYLDKFPHELSGGQRQRVSIARALGADPEALLADEPVSMLDVSIRLGVLNLLRDLKERLNLAILYITHDIASARYFADETLVMYAGRMVEGGDSETVTQNPAHPYTRLLIESAPDPDRLGELSTPEDQAGGEPPSLIAPPGGCRFNPRCVHAMPKCSTDLPPRFELPVAGHWAACWLYEEGAAR; encoded by the coding sequence ATGACGGTCACCGAGACCGAGGTTGTTCTGGAGGCCGAGGGCCTCACCAAGCATTTCCCGGTACGACGGGGCGTCCGCGATCTGTTCACCCGCGAGCACAAGGCCGTGCACGCGGTGGACGACGTGAAACTCACACTGCGCCGGGGCCGGGTGACCGCGCTGGTCGGCGAGTCCGGTTCGGGCAAGTCGACCGTGGCCCGGCTGCTCGCCCAGTTGTACGCGCGGACGTCGGGTGACATCCGGCTGCACGGCGAATCGGTGACGGTGCGCGGCGGCCGCAAGTTCCGCGCGTACTGCCGCCAGGTGCAGATGATCTTCCAGGACCCGTTCGCTTCGCTGAACCCGACGCACACCGTCCGGTACCACCTGACCCGGTCGCTGCGTATTCACGGTCGCGCGGGCGACCTCGAGGACAACCTGCGCGACCTCCTGGTGCAGGTGCAACTCACTCCCCCGGAGCGCTACCTGGACAAGTTCCCGCACGAGCTGTCCGGTGGTCAGCGGCAGCGCGTGTCGATCGCCCGCGCGCTCGGCGCGGACCCGGAGGCGCTGCTCGCCGACGAGCCGGTCTCGATGCTGGACGTGTCGATCCGCCTCGGCGTACTGAACCTCCTGCGGGACCTGAAGGAACGGCTCAACCTCGCCATCCTCTACATCACCCACGACATCGCGTCGGCCCGGTACTTCGCCGACGAGACGCTGGTGATGTACGCCGGCCGCATGGTCGAAGGCGGCGACTCCGAGACGGTCACGCAGAACCCCGCGCACCCGTACACGCGCCTGCTGATCGAGAGCGCGCCGGATCCCGACCGGCTCGGTGAGCTGAGCACGCCCGAGGACCAGGCCGGCGGCGAACCGCCCAGCTTGATCGCGCCGCCGGGCGGCTGCCGGTTCAATCCGCGTTGCGTGCACGCGATGCCGAAGTGCTCCACCGATCTTCCGCCCCGCTTCGAGTTGCCTGTTGCGGGCCATTGGGCCGCCTGCTGGCTGTACGAAGAGGGGGCGGCGCGATGA
- a CDS encoding ABC transporter substrate-binding protein: protein MRARRTVALALTGLLAAAALAACSSGDGKSGSDGNNGSGTAATVLNIGMPNGPQTENHNPFLGSSSGASLGYRWMIFEPLVMINGIKPTEPGKPWLATEWKWDANYTKLSLTIREGVKFSDGKPMTAEDVAYSFQIRKDNEGLNQDAIPYGTITASGNKVDLTFTRSQFTNQNKILTVFVIPKHQWSTLKDPSQDTLKGPIGTGPYVVKSFTPQTTTLILRDSYWQDLPKVKELRYTSYNDNNAQTTALANGASEWSFVFVPNVKAVYQDKDPKNHKLWFPANLGIHGLWINTTRKPFDNPALRRAMDKVINRDDIFMQGEAGYFYPKVESVTGIPTPAGESFIAPEFKDQKHKVDVDAAKKELTDAGFKLEGDVLKDPTGKPVTITLTDPAGWSDYITDLEIIKDNLSTIGIKATVDKANQDAWFKNVDEGNFDAAMHWTNGGATPYDIYQNIMDGKILKPVGKGGVSGNYGRFNSPEATKALDQYANAADDATRTTALNTLQKIMVEQMPVIPTSASNVGGLYSTKNWVGWPDEQNQYGPAQPTQQNALQIILNLKPAGSQ from the coding sequence ATGCGAGCACGACGTACAGTCGCGCTGGCCCTCACGGGCTTGCTCGCGGCAGCCGCTCTGGCTGCTTGTAGCAGCGGGGACGGTAAGTCAGGCAGCGACGGGAACAACGGCTCGGGCACCGCCGCGACCGTTCTGAACATCGGCATGCCGAACGGTCCGCAGACCGAGAACCACAACCCGTTCCTCGGCTCCTCCTCGGGCGCCTCGCTGGGGTACCGCTGGATGATCTTCGAGCCGCTGGTGATGATCAACGGGATCAAGCCGACCGAACCCGGCAAGCCCTGGCTCGCGACCGAGTGGAAGTGGGACGCCAACTACACCAAGCTCTCGCTGACGATCCGCGAGGGCGTGAAGTTCTCCGACGGCAAGCCGATGACCGCCGAGGACGTGGCGTACTCGTTCCAGATCCGCAAGGACAACGAGGGCCTCAACCAGGACGCGATCCCGTACGGCACCATCACCGCGTCCGGCAACAAGGTCGACCTGACCTTCACCCGGTCGCAGTTCACCAACCAGAACAAGATCCTGACCGTGTTCGTGATCCCGAAGCACCAGTGGTCGACGCTCAAGGACCCGAGCCAGGACACCTTGAAGGGCCCGATCGGCACCGGTCCGTACGTGGTGAAGTCGTTCACCCCGCAGACCACCACGCTGATCTTGCGCGACTCGTACTGGCAGGACCTCCCGAAGGTCAAGGAACTGCGGTACACGTCGTACAACGACAACAACGCGCAGACCACCGCGCTGGCCAACGGCGCGTCGGAGTGGAGCTTCGTCTTCGTCCCGAACGTGAAGGCCGTCTACCAGGACAAGGACCCGAAGAACCACAAGCTGTGGTTCCCGGCGAACCTCGGCATCCACGGTCTGTGGATCAACACCACCCGCAAGCCCTTCGACAACCCGGCGCTGCGGCGGGCGATGGACAAGGTGATCAACCGCGACGACATCTTCATGCAGGGTGAGGCCGGCTACTTCTACCCGAAGGTCGAGTCCGTCACCGGCATCCCGACCCCGGCCGGTGAGTCGTTCATCGCGCCGGAGTTCAAGGACCAGAAGCACAAGGTCGACGTGGACGCGGCGAAGAAGGAACTGACCGACGCCGGCTTCAAGCTCGAGGGCGACGTCCTGAAGGACCCGACCGGCAAGCCGGTGACGATCACGCTGACCGACCCGGCCGGCTGGTCGGACTACATCACCGACCTGGAGATCATCAAGGACAACCTGTCCACGATCGGCATCAAGGCGACCGTCGACAAGGCCAACCAGGACGCGTGGTTCAAGAACGTCGACGAGGGCAACTTCGACGCCGCGATGCACTGGACCAACGGCGGCGCGACGCCGTACGACATCTACCAGAACATCATGGACGGCAAGATCCTGAAGCCGGTCGGCAAGGGCGGCGTGAGCGGCAACTACGGGCGGTTCAACAGCCCGGAGGCGACCAAGGCGCTCGACCAGTACGCGAACGCCGCGGATGACGCGACCCGCACCACCGCGCTGAACACGCTGCAGAAGATCATGGTCGAGCAGATGCCGGTCATCCCCACCTCGGCGTCCAACGTCGGCGGTCTCTACAGCACCAAGAACTGGGTCGGTTGGCCCGACGAGCAGAACCAGTACGGGCCGGCGCAGCCGACCCAGCAGAACGCTCTGCAGATCATCCTGAACCTGAAGCCGGCCGGCAGCCAGTGA